In Zalophus californianus isolate mZalCal1 chromosome 16, mZalCal1.pri.v2, whole genome shotgun sequence, the sequence TTCTCTGTTGCACTTGGAATTCAATATTGATATTTTATGCTTGTATGTTTGTAAAATAGCCCTGGAAGTCACACAGGAAACTAGTAAGTGTGCTTGCCTCCTAGGAGAGCTGGGTGACTTGGGGTCAGGACAGAAGGGACATTAGCTTTTCATGTTTCCCTGAAGATCCTTCTGtatctttttcagttttctaacATGGGTATTCatggattattttaaaaggtatttgcAGAGAATAGGATTGATAAGGATTTGTAAGCCCTTCTGGAACATTTGTGAGTAATTAGCCATAAGTACGCAGAAAACCAGGTAAATGACAAGAAACAGGGCACGTGTGACCTCCTGCGTCCTACATGAAAAAGACACATTCACAGGACACTAGCCAGCTCAGCAGTGAGCAGTATGCGGGACATGGTCACATCAGATCCCTGGCTGCTTAACCAAAAACCTCACCCAGCAGGAGGTTGGAGACAACTCCATCTTCATCTTCTATGGCAGGAAGCCAGAGCATGAAGTGCAGATAAACTGAAAATCCAGCGCTGGCAGTAGGAATTGGAAATACGGCAAGGAATATCTGAACAACCGAAAGAGTTGAAAATGGTCACAgtaggtgcgcctgggtggctcagtcaattaagcatctgccttcggctcaggtcatgatcccggggtcctgggatccagtcccacatcaggctccctgcttagcagggagtctgcttctccctctgccctccctcccactcctgcgCATTCTCtcccgcaaataaataaataaataaataaataaataaataaataaataaaatcttaaaaaaaaaaagtggtcacaagggcgcctgggtggctcagtcagttaagcgtctgccttcagctcaggtcatggtcccagggtcctgggatcgagccccacttcgggctccctgttcggcggtgggggggtctgcttctccttctccctctgcccctccccacctcccgtgctctctctcaaataaataaacaaataaaatctttaaaaaaaaaaaaagtggtcatgGTTACTTCTGGGGATTTGCTTGAAGGACAggagaatttttgttgtttttacataataagtcttttattttttttcaattgagatataattgatatatccaaatctttaaaaatacttttttttaaagatttcatttatttacttgagagagaatgagagatagcacgagagagaagagggtcagagggagaagcacactccctgccgagcagggagcccgatgcgggacttgatcccgggactccaggatcatgacctgagccgaaggcagtcgcttaaccgactgagccacccaggcgccccaaaactactttttttaaaaaaaagattttatttatttgacagagagagacacagcaagagagggaacacaagcagggggagtgggagagggagaagcaggcctcccgccgagcaggaagcctgatgcggggctcgatcccaggaccctgggaccatgacctgagctgaaggcagacgcttaactgactgagccacccaggtgcccctaaaaatactttttaaagtattggCTCCATGCctactgtggggcttgaactcacaacctggagatggAGAGTTGcgtgttcttctgactgagccggGCAGGTGCCCTGGTAATAAGTCCGATTTTTTAAGGGGTGCCCTGCTGGCTCGGTCCATACAGCATGCagctctcgatctcagggttgtgagtctgagctccgtgttgggggtagagatgacttaaaaataaaatctttaaaaaaataaaactgatttttaaaatacaagtacaTATAtcattatggtaaaaaaaaaaattgaaatttatttaaaaagaaagatccaCTGGCTACCAGATGGAGAGCATACGAGGATGAAAAGACCACGCCAGGAGTTCCGGCAACAGGTGAGGTGGCTGAGTGAGGAATGCCGCAGGGAGGAAGCTGTCAGGGAAGGTGGGCCGTCAGGCTGGGGGTACGGAGAGTTTGAGGTGCCCGTGGCACAGGTAAGGGGTGCTCGAGAGGCTCCCGGGTGAGGCAGGAGGGTGTCAGGAGCGTCAGCTGAGAAGAGGAACCATACTGTATTGAGCAAAGCTCTGAGAACAAAATTCCTCCCCTGACAGATGCCTCAAGCCCTGAGGAAATCTCTATCTTGCTTCTGGGAGTAAACTCAGAACTCCTGCCTCCggcacccgcccccccccccccgctgccccccgCCAGCGCCCCAATCTGATTTCCTCCCAGACTCTTCCTTCAGACAAAAGCTTCCCGGGCCAGAGGAGCTGAAGTTTGGGTAGGGGGTCAGGCTGGAGATTGCTCTCTCTTCGTGGCCCCTTTCTTTCTGCATGGAGGTTGTCGGACCTAGTTGGtgatccccccaccctcccgtgGGGATCCCTTCCGGGGCTGGGAGACCCTCAATGTCCTTCCCTCCCAATCAACCCACACAGGAAGTAGGGAGCCTAGAGAGACCCAGGGAACCAACGTGGATGGGGGTTGAGCCCTGGCCCTCTGCGAGGTCCGCCCTCTTGCACCTCCGAtacccccagcccctctctccgAAACCGGCCTTGCCTGGCCTTGTGGGACAGTGTCTGCTCCTGGGCCAGCCTCCCAGGCAGTTCCCAGCAGGCCAGGGTTAATCTTTAGCCAAACACCAGGCTCTGGGGACTCGCAGCCTCCTCACAGAGCTCCTGGCCTCCATTAGACCCGGAGGAGCCCGGCTCCAGGGGCGTCAGGCTCAGCGGCCCCGGGGCCCCCTCCTGGTGCACAGGGACGGCTGGGACAGCGGAGCTGGGCCCTGCTCCGTCCTGCTGACCTCGTAGCTGGCCCGTTTGCCCACACTGTGGGTTTGGGTGGGGTAAGGAAATATGTGGGGGAGCCCTGAGGGCCACACCAGTTTGTCCACACCGGCCCTGCCTCTCAGGCcccctggtgggggaggggttgaggcggatgaggaggaggaaggctgggcctcttctgcttccctccGCTCCTTCCTCCTACAAGCGtgccctctcccccctcccctggctcacagCTGCTACCCGTCCCACTCGGCCTCACTGGCATTCAGGACCCCGTTGCCCCTTTTATTACCCCAGTCCAACCCACAGGGTCAGCAAAGGGGCCTCTTAACTTGTTTCCTGAACAGGGTGGCCTGGGGCTTTTCTCAAAGATCCCCTTGGCTGGAGTGCTttcactgccccccccaccctgggggcttccagaaccttctcaaccccagccgccgccgccgctgccgccgccgccgctgccagAGATCCCCTTCGTGTTCATTGTCCGCAGCGGCATCTTGCCAAGGCTACTTGGATGTTTTTCTACTTCCTATCCACCCACCTAGCCGGCTTGTTcatgcattcatgcattcatgcattcattcattcaatacttAAGAAGCGGGCCACTGTCTTTGATCCTGTGAATGTAGGGATAAGCAAGACACGCAGGTCATCTGCCCCCAGGGGCCTAGACTCGAGGGTTCAGAGGCTGAACACTGAGGCGGGCCCGGGTGCCACTCCGTCCCACCCTCCTACCCCCGCATCGCAGGGCAAGAGCTCACTGTAAGCAAGTTCAAGGGAACCGGGATGCCCTCTGGGGTGAAGACACGGGCTCAGTGCCCAGAGTGAGGCAtgaatgggggcaggggggcccGGGTGGGAACAGGGCGGCTAACAGAGCGGTGGTGGCTGGGCCAGGAGCAGAGAAGACTGGGCAGCCTCTGGGCCTCACCTCCATTCCCTGGGCAAACAGCGGCGGCGGGGAGGGCCTGGGCAGTCCTTCAGAGGCCCCCAGGGGGCCTGGGCGGGGCGCAGGTGTAGGCATGAAGCCTGCCCTCCCTACTTCCTGGAGCTCTTGCTTTTGGGGGAGCTCAGCTTCCTTCAAAGGGAAAGAGGGTCTGGACTCACAACAGCCTCAGGCAGGGTGATGGGCTGGGCTAGGAGtcgggtgagggggtgggggcagcagagagaCCTCTGGCCCTGTTGCTCCCCCTGGTTAACGTGCACCTGCCTCGCCCCGCCCTGCCACTCAGGCTGGTTGGCTTCTGGGGGGCAGTGCCCTCCAGCTGGTCCCTGCCTGCTCCTGACACACAGGGCAAGTTCAGGCCCCAGCACCTCTATGGTGGCTCTGACCCTATGGTGTCCGACCTGACCTGGAAGCCACAGACTGAGACAGACACCTGTGCCTCGGGAGGAAGgtgactccccctcccccagggctgcCATACAAATGTTTGGGCACCTGGGCACCCGCAGCATGGGTGGCCTCACAaagtcccctcccctctcccaggatCCTCCGCTCCCTTGTTACCTGTGTTTTCCTCCTCATCACACAAGACTGTGTCAGCAGGACCTGGGGCCAGTCGGCCACCCCATTGTTAATGCAGGCCTCCCCGCCACATCCCCACCCCCGACAGGCCCAGGCCTGCCCCTGCGGCCAGCCCACTGCCCCCTGCCAGGAGTCCAAATACACCTGTTTACCTTTGAGCCTCAGTCCCGGATGGAAGTGCGCCTGactcctgcccacctctcccccaACCCTCACCTTCCTTCCTGCCAGCCCTCCAGAGCTCACCCCTTTCTGCAAGTgtgggtgctggggtgggggtggggtggagagccAGCCCCACCCTCAGCTCTGCAGGGGGCCTGGCCTGTTTGCTCCAGGTCAGCAGCAGGGAGAGTTGGGCTTGGGGAATCCCGGGATTCTCCAGACACCGAGAGTCActggagtgagtgagtgagtgtgtgtgtgtgtgtgtgtgtgtgtgtgtgtgtgtgtgtgtgtgtgtgtgtggcctgtCCTGTGGAACAGGATGTGCGGAGGCAGGGAGTGGAGGGCTCCCAAGGTCTGAGCTCCTACCCATCCCCCATCACATTCCCTGCTGTGGGACACCTTGGGGGAGGAGGGCGGAAAAGGTGGCATGTTTGGAGACAGAAGGCTGGCTCTTTGCTTTGGGAAGGCCCTGTCCCCACACTCAAGCATGAAGTGGTTTCAGGGGCTTCTCACCTCAAAGGTGGGGATCAGAGACATGAGGAGCCTGCTTGGAGAGCTTGGGTCACGGGTGCAAAGCCACAAAGAGAACGGACCACTGAGTACGACGTGGGAGGCTGGGGGCGGAGCTGTCTGCAAAACCTGAACAGGGACCTGCGGTTAGAGGCATCACCCGTCTGCGTCAGTGTCCCGGCTCCGCGGTGGTGCTAGGCTTACGGGGGAGTGTCCTTGTTCTAAGGAAGTAGGCGCTCAAGTATTTAGTGCTAAGGGGCGTCAGGTCTGCAACTTACTGGAAAATGATGTGAAATCTATTTAGATTGGGATTacacctaatttataaattaaaaaaataggtaaatgaacacctttgttaaaaaaaaccacccagccagggcgcctgggtggctcagatggttaagcgtctgcctttggctcaggtcgtgatcccaaggtcctgggatcgagtcccgcatcgggctccctgctccttgggagcctgcttctccctctgcttctccctctctctctctccctctgtctctcatgaataaataaataaaatcttaaaaaaaaaaacagaacaaacaaacaaacaaaacaaaacaaaacaaaaaaaccacccagCCAAGGGCCAGGGCAGGGATGGATCGGAGGGGTAAGCTGCAGGTGCATgctttctccccactccctgaTGCTGCGGGttgaagagtgtgtgtgtgtgtgtgtgtgtgtgtgtgtgtgtgtgtgtgtgtgtgtgaagcccAGGGGCCCAGCCCCTTCAGAGCCGCCTCCCGCTTTCGCTACACGTCGGAAGTATCTGGGGACCCTTAAAAATGCTCATGCCCGGGCCCCACCCCACCTGTCAATCCAGGGTGTACCCCCTTTGGCCAGGGCTGACCCTGGGGGGCCGAAGGCCTCTACTGGGGACTGTGGAGAGGAAgctggtgggtggtggggagagggagggaggagtcgCTTGGGGGGGGCGAAGAGAGTCTCAGTGGAGGGCAGACCTCCTCAGCCTGCTGTGGGGCGGGGGTGGCCTGGCTTTGGGCTCAGTAAGGCCCCAACCTCGCTGGCGGGCCCTGCAGTGTGCGCGCTTCTCCTGAAATATTTGGAATAATTAGCAAATGAAAGCAGCAAGTTAGCACTGGGAATGCCAGGTTGGCCGAGCGCCAGActtgagagaagggaaagaaagcgGCTTCGGGAGAAAAGGTCCGTGGAGGCTGGGCAGGATTGTGGAGACAGGGCCCGTTTGTGccctgtgtgtgggagggggctgggtggaGAGGTGGGCTCCAGACAAAGCTGGCGTGATGGGAGGGAAAGGTGCTGCTGCGTGTCACCCCCCCCCACATTtcctgtgcctcggtttccccctcAGGACTCTGGTAGGCAGGTCCCTCACCGAGTGCACCAGCTGGTGTGAGCGAGTGGGGAAGCACGGTCTGGGCACCTTGACTTCCCTGGtggttttctcctcctcctcctcctccagcccgcCCTGGGCCCCGGAGGGAAGGCGCCAGGCTTGGTGAGCACGCGCCAGGTTGGGGCCCTCTGGCCTCACACCCTGTCCCTCCGGGAGAGGACCGAGGGAGGGTGGTGCTGGAGACAGGCCCGGGCCGGGACCGAAGACTCAGGCAGGCGAGCCCGGGCAGGCCCTGGCGGTCAGGGACACGTGAGCTGAGCCCTGGGCGTGCTCGGCCCTCGTGAGTCCCCAGGACCAGGGAGGGGGCTGTGTCTTCTTCGTCGCCCGCTTCCGGGGCTGAGGGTGCCATTCTCCCCATTGTGCAGATGGAGGTGTTGAGGCCCCAGGCTGGAGGGGACCGCTGGGGGCTGCCTTTCAGCCCCTTTCTCCCTGGGGACACCGAAGTCATGGGAGTTCATCAGGGGACACTCTTGAGGCCTTCGGTGCCCCCCATCTTCCTCCCAGCCATTCCCCCTCCGGCGGTGAAGAGAAAGACCCCCTCCTCCCAAACTGGCCCTCAAGTTGCAAGCTGGtccattttcagatttttaaacattttatttttaaaaatttttttattgtaaataactTTCCATGAAAAAGGTTAAATTGCCCCACAGGGCAGGAGGGTGGATGTGGGACTCAGACGGAAGGGCTCCGGGTAGAGTGAGACACGCCCCCCCCCAGCAAGTACAGGCAGGGATGCCGGCGATCCCAGCCTTCCTGGTCCCAGAGGTTCTAGCAAGCTCTGCACCTCTCCCCGTTAAGCCTATCGCTATACTCACTACGTTAGTCTGTCTGTCCTCCCCACTGCAGCTCAGatgcccctgcccccaaccccccagcacCCCAACTCCCGCTGCGCTCTGCCTCAGGTCCGGCTGAAAGATTAGGGATTTACACTCCCTTCCCACCTCTAGGGATGGGGCCAGGAGAAGACCCCCAGAGGCCTTACAAAACCTCCTTGCCCACCAGGCTCCCCGACCTcattctgtctctgcccctctgccccctccccgctccagccccacccctcccccgccctcccccagccccagggaggctTTGCCCGGAGAGGCCTCCAGGGGGTTAATTTGCTGTCACCTAATTAGCATTTGTTGTACCTGGGACCTTTCTCTAGATAGAGACCTGGGGaggacagcgggagagggagaggcgtcGAAGCTGAGGTGCCCTGGGGCGGGCCCTGTACTGTCGCTCCCCAGCTGGGCCAGGGCCCCTCCAGGTGCAGCCCCCACAGTGCAGGGCCCTGAGCCCGTCCCCGTCCCGGGGCTGGCGAGAGGAGGATCAATGAAACactgtgtgtatgggggggggggcggtgctggggaGGCAGCAGTTCTGGACCTGggcacccccccctcccctgttcTCAGCCTCCTGGGCCGGAATCTGAGGGCAGCCCGGGCTGGGGGCTGTGCGGCCTCATGGGGCCAGCCTCAGGAGACctggcccagcccctgcctgggcGGTAGGGTGTCCAGGGGCCTGTGCTGGGGGGCAGTCTGGGCCCTGACTTGGCCACTGTCCGGAGGTGGGGCGGGGCCCGGCCTCTTACAAGAAGGCGCCCACACTGGCCCAGTCCTGCAGGTCGGCGGCCAGGGTGGCGTCCCCGGCCTCGAAGAGGGGCTCCGGGGGCAGGCAGCCACTGCCGCTTTCGTCCCAGGGGTGCTGCAGGAAGGACGTGGCCAGGAAGGTCTCGTCGAAGTCCAGGCTGTCGGCAGCCTGCTCCCCAGGAGGCCCCCAGGTAGCGGGGCAGTCGATGTGGCGGCCGTGGACGGTGAGGTCCACGTCCCCATGCGAGGCAGGGCTCAGCGGCGGGCTCAGCTCCAGGGCCTCCAGCGCGCCCAGCTCGCCGCCCAGAGTGCCGGCCTCGAAGATGGCCTCCCAGTCAAAGTTGCCTTTGAGGGGCTCCAGCTCGCCCTGCTCCTCCTGGGTCAGCAGCAGGGTGTTGGGGGCCCGCGGGACCTTGGCCACGCGTTTGGGCAGCGGCTGTTTGCGCTTATGGCCGAGCCTGCCCTCGCCCGCAGCCCAGCCCGCCTCCCCGGTGGCCTCCTCGAACTCCCGCAGCAGCTGCTGGGCCTCGGTGTTCACGGTCAGCGGCCCGGCCCACGGGGCGGCGCTGGGCTCCTGCGAGGCCTGGCGGGCAAAGGCCGGGTGGATGTGCACCGGGGGCAGCCGCCGCTTCTTGAAGGCCCCGCTCAGCAGCCGCTCGGCGTACTGGGGGTCGATGCGCCAGAAGCCCCCCTTGCCCGGCTCGTCCTTCTCCCGAGGCACTTTGATGAAGCACTTGTTCAGGGACAGGTTGTGGCGGATGGAATTCTGGgcacaggggagaggagagaaagaggtggGCTGGGTGAGTGGGAAGGGCCAGCAATGGGGGGCAACGAGCGCTCCTGCCCACATGGGAGGAGGGACGGCCGCACTGCTCTGACCAGTGGCTCTGGGACACCAGCCACTGGGCACCGGGAGCCAGGAGTGCtgtcgggagcttttgttccctgttgCCGGGATATGTGCCTGCTCAGTCATCCGAGCCCTGAGCCGCAGGGTGGCTCGCAGTGCCACCCcggcctgccctccctcccttaccCCACGGCTTGCGGCCTCGGGCCAAAGGCCTCAGCTCCCCCAGGGCCTGGACAGCCATCTCCCTCCGCCTGGGCCTGGCTGGCCCTCTCTGTTTGtggagtgggtgggtggaggcaggggtGCGGGGAGCTGGGCTAGCCAGGGTGTGAGGGTGTGTGCTCTGAGCGCGTAGGGATGAAGTGTGGGGGGGATCTGAGGACTTTGCTTGTTTGTTGAGCCGGCTGCTGGCCTGGGCCCTCACCCCCatggccccctcctcccacccaggcTATGGAGGCCTCAGTTGATTATTACCCAGCCTAGAGCACAGTGCTCATTCCTGA encodes:
- the FOXJ1 gene encoding forkhead box protein J1, whose translation is MAESWLRLSGAGAVEEAGPEGGLEEPDALDDSLTSLQWLQEFSILNAKAPALPPGGTDPHGYHQVPGSAAPGSPLAADPACLGQPHTPGKPTSSCTSRSAPPGLQAPPPDDVDYATNPNVKPPYSYATLICMAMQASKATKITLSAIYKWITDNFCYFRHADPTWQNSIRHNLSLNKCFIKVPREKDEPGKGGFWRIDPQYAERLLSGAFKKRRLPPVHIHPAFARQASQEPSAAPWAGPLTVNTEAQQLLREFEEATGEAGWAAGEGRLGHKRKQPLPKRVAKVPRAPNTLLLTQEEQGELEPLKGNFDWEAIFEAGTLGGELGALEALELSPPLSPASHGDVDLTVHGRHIDCPATWGPPGEQAADSLDFDETFLATSFLQHPWDESGSGCLPPEPLFEAGDATLAADLQDWASVGAFL